A region of Vitis vinifera cultivar Pinot Noir 40024 chromosome 15, ASM3070453v1 DNA encodes the following proteins:
- the LOC132255229 gene encoding proline-rich receptor-like protein kinase PERK9, with the protein MGWQHHPPRHAAARAALGVQAAHATLGMAPPHMPPSSPRHANAKRARPRHRGQPSHATAVTPCPVHAAPRTRPMPPMRTRPPPPCNECPPRALGPRLGSTPRASMLPRKNVPMANVAAHPGGLTHASRPTLPIKRHTDAPPPMQRVPSPCTRPRLGSPRSPRVSMLPRKSLPMANVAAHPGGSPMPPARRCPSKGTRMPLPPMQREPSPGARPLVSSRLVEEPSSPRASMLPRKNVLVANVAAHPGGSPMPPARRCPWKGTRMPLPPMQREPSPGARSLVSARRGALKPSSEHVASEKRASGQRRGSPRGLTHAPRPTLPIERHTDAPPSHATSALPGHSAPSRLVEEPSSPRASMLPRKGARRIVAMPISVLRRLHSLLPCAGQESPPDESRFDA; encoded by the coding sequence ATGGGCTGGCAGCACCACCCGCCCAGGCACGCTGCAGCGCGTGCCGCCCTTGGCGTGCAGGCCGCCCATGCCACCCTAGGCATGGCGCCCCCGCATATGCCACCCTCAAGCCCACGACACGCTAATGCGAAGAGAGCACGCCCGCGACACCGTGGGCAGCCCTCGCACGCAACAGCAGTCACCCCGTGCCCCGTACACGCTGCACCTCGGACGCGTCCCATGCCCCCCATGCGGACACGCCCTCCCCCCCCATGCAACGAGTGCCCTCCCCGCGCACTCGGCCCCCGTCTCGGCTCGACCCCTCGAGCGAGCATGTTGCCTCGGAAAAACGTGCCAATGGCCAACGTCGCGGCTCACCCCGGGGGGCTCACCCATGCCTCCCGCCCGACGCTGCCCATCAAAAGGCACACGGACGCCCCTCCCCCCATGCAACGAGTGCCCTCCCCGTGCACTCGGCCCCGTCTCGGCTCGCCGAGGAGCCCTCGAGTGAGCATGTTGCCTCGGAAAAGCTTGCCAATGGCCAACGTCGCGGCTCACCCCGGGGGCTCACCCATGCCTCCCGCCCGACGTTGCCCATCGAAAGGCACACGGATGCCCCTCCCCCCCATGCAACGAGAGCCCTCCCCGGGTGCTCGGCCCCTCGTCTCGTCTCGGCTCGTCGAGGAGCCCTCAAGCCCTCGAGCGAGCATGTTGCCTCGAAAAAACGTGCTAGTGGCCAACGTCGCGGCTCACCCCGGGGGCTCACCCATGCCTCCCGCCCGACGTTGCCCATGGAAAGGCACACGGATGCCCCTCCCCCCCATGCAACGAGAGCCCTCCCCGGGTGCTCGGTCCCTCGTCTCGGCTCGTCGAGGAGCCCTCAAGCCCTCGAGCGAGCATGTTGCCTCGGAAAAACGTGCTAGTGGCCAACGTCGCGGCTCACCCCGGGGGCTCACCCATGCCCCCCGCCCGACATTGCCCATCGAAAGGCACACGGATGCCCCTCCCTCCCATGCAACGAGTGCCCTCCCCGGGCACTCGGCCCCGTCCCGGCTCGTCGAGGAGCCCTCAAGCCCTCGAGCGAGCATGTTGCCTCGGAAAGGAGCCAGACGCATCGTCGCCATGCCTATATCGGTCCTACGAAGGCTTCACTCGTTGCTCCCGTGTGCTGGTCAGGAGTCGCCTCCGGACGAGTCGCGGTTCGACGCGTGA
- the LOC132255228 gene encoding proline-rich receptor-like protein kinase PERK9, with protein MGWQHHPPRHAAARAALGVQAAHATLGMAPPHMPPSSPRHANAKRARPRHRGQPSHATAVTPCPVHAAPRTRPMPPMRTRPPPPCNECPPRALGPRLGSTPRASMLPRKNVPMANVAAHPGGLTHASRPTLPIKRHTDAPPPMQRVPSPCTRPRLGSPRSPRVSMLPRKSLPMANVAAHPGGSPMPPARRCPSKGTRMPLPPMQREPSPGARPLVSSRLVEEPSSPRASMLPRKNVLVANVAAHPGGSPMPPARRCPWKGTRMPLPPMQREPSPGARSLVSARRGALKPSSEHVASEKRASGQRRGSPRGLTHAPRPTLPIERHTDAPPSHATSALPGHSAPSRLVEEPSSPRASMLPRKGARRIVAMPISVLRRLHSLLPCAGQESPPDESRFDA; from the coding sequence ATGGGCTGGCAGCACCACCCGCCCAGGCACGCTGCAGCGCGTGCCGCCCTTGGCGTGCAGGCCGCCCATGCCACCCTAGGCATGGCGCCCCCGCATATGCCACCCTCAAGCCCACGACACGCTAATGCGAAGAGAGCACGCCCGCGACACCGTGGGCAGCCCTCGCACGCAACAGCAGTCACCCCGTGCCCCGTACACGCTGCACCTCGGACGCGTCCCATGCCCCCCATGCGGACACGCCCTCCCCCCCCATGCAACGAGTGCCCTCCCCGCGCACTCGGCCCCCGTCTCGGCTCGACCCCTCGAGCGAGCATGTTGCCTCGGAAAAACGTGCCAATGGCCAACGTCGCGGCTCACCCCGGGGGGCTCACCCATGCCTCCCGCCCGACGCTGCCCATCAAAAGGCACACGGACGCCCCTCCCCCCATGCAACGAGTGCCCTCCCCGTGCACTCGGCCCCGTCTCGGCTCGCCGAGGAGCCCTCGAGTGAGCATGTTGCCTCGGAAAAGCTTGCCAATGGCCAACGTCGCGGCTCACCCCGGGGGCTCACCCATGCCTCCCGCCCGACGTTGCCCATCGAAAGGCACACGGATGCCCCTCCCCCCCATGCAACGAGAGCCCTCCCCGGGTGCTCGGCCCCTCGTCTCGTCTCGGCTCGTCGAGGAGCCCTCAAGCCCTCGAGCGAGCATGTTGCCTCGAAAAAACGTGCTAGTGGCCAACGTCGCGGCTCACCCCGGGGGCTCACCCATGCCTCCCGCCCGACGTTGCCCATGGAAAGGCACACGGATGCCCCTCCCCCCCATGCAACGAGAGCCCTCCCCGGGTGCTCGGTCCCTCGTCTCGGCTCGTCGAGGAGCCCTCAAGCCCTCGAGCGAGCATGTTGCCTCGGAAAAACGTGCTAGTGGCCAACGTCGCGGCTCACCCCGGGGGCTCACCCATGCCCCCCGCCCGACATTGCCCATCGAAAGGCACACGGATGCCCCTCCCTCCCATGCAACGAGTGCCCTCCCCGGGCATTCGGCCCCGTCCCGGCTCGTCGAGGAGCCCTCAAGCCCTCGAGCGAGCATGTTGCCTCGGAAAGGAGCCAGACGCATCGTCGCCATGCCTATATCGGTCCTACGAAGGCTTCACTCGTTGCTCCCGTGTGCTGGTCAGGAGTCGCCTCCGGACGAGTCGCGGTTCGACGCGTGA